In Pseudomonas sp. ADAK18, a single window of DNA contains:
- a CDS encoding heme ABC transporter ATP-binding protein: protein MLRVQELQICRGKKTVLADVTLDLRPGEVLGVLGPNGAGKSTLLGALCGELQPDHGQVWLDQRELKDWSGAQRAQRLAVLPQTSTLDFAFRVEEVVGMGRLPHQTGQVRDDEIINAALHAADVGHLSGRSYLALSGGERQRVHLARVLAQLWPGEAGQTLLLDEPTSMLDPLHQHTTLQAIRTFADRGAAVLVILHDLNLAARYCDRILLLEDGRPHALDTPAQVMQPGPLKAVFGLDVLVQPHPERGHPLIIAR, encoded by the coding sequence ATGCTGCGAGTGCAAGAGTTGCAGATCTGTCGCGGCAAGAAAACCGTGTTGGCGGACGTCACCCTCGACTTGCGTCCGGGCGAAGTGCTCGGTGTTCTGGGGCCTAACGGCGCGGGCAAAAGTACGTTGCTTGGCGCCTTGTGCGGTGAGTTGCAACCGGACCACGGGCAGGTCTGGCTGGATCAGCGGGAGTTGAAGGATTGGAGCGGTGCGCAACGGGCTCAGCGCCTGGCGGTGTTGCCTCAGACCTCGACCCTGGATTTCGCCTTCCGTGTTGAAGAAGTTGTCGGCATGGGCCGCTTACCTCATCAGACCGGTCAGGTGCGCGACGATGAGATTATCAACGCTGCCTTGCACGCTGCTGACGTCGGCCACCTGAGTGGGCGTAGCTACCTGGCCTTGTCGGGCGGCGAGCGCCAGCGTGTGCACTTGGCACGGGTGCTGGCGCAACTCTGGCCGGGTGAGGCCGGGCAGACCTTGTTGCTGGATGAGCCGACATCGATGCTCGACCCACTGCACCAGCACACGACCCTGCAGGCCATTCGTACTTTTGCCGACCGTGGCGCCGCCGTGTTGGTCATCCTGCATGACCTCAACCTGGCCGCCCGCTACTGTGATCGCATCCTGTTGCTGGAGGACGGTCGCCCGCATGCCTTGGATACACCTGCGCAGGTCATGCAGCCTGGGCCTCTGAAAGCGGTGTTTGGCCTGGACGTGCTGGTGCAACCGCATCCCGAGCGTGGTCATCCACTGATTATTGCGCGCTGA
- the sfsA gene encoding DNA/RNA nuclease SfsA, whose amino-acid sequence MRFHPPLEEGRLIRRYKRFLADIETVTGELLTIHCPNTGSMFNCMVEGGQVWFSRSNDPKRKLPGTWEISETPQGRLACVNTARANQLVEEALRAGVIAELNGFTGLKREVAYGQENSRIDFRLDYPLGAAYVEVKSVTLGFDGSSIAAFPDAVTQRGAKHLRELAHLARDGVRAVQLYCVNLSGIDAVRPAEEIDPGYATALREAKAAGVEVLAYGVRVTSEEIYVDRRLDVILDD is encoded by the coding sequence ATGCGCTTTCATCCTCCCCTCGAAGAAGGGCGGCTGATTCGCCGCTACAAGCGCTTTCTTGCCGATATCGAAACCGTTACCGGCGAGTTGCTGACCATTCACTGCCCAAACACCGGCTCGATGTTCAACTGCATGGTTGAAGGCGGTCAGGTTTGGTTCAGTCGTTCCAACGACCCCAAGCGCAAGTTGCCCGGTACCTGGGAAATCAGCGAGACCCCGCAGGGACGCCTGGCCTGCGTTAATACCGCGCGTGCCAATCAGTTGGTCGAAGAAGCACTACGCGCCGGGGTGATCGCCGAGCTCAATGGCTTTACCGGGTTGAAGCGTGAAGTGGCCTATGGTCAGGAGAACAGCCGGATCGACTTTCGCCTGGATTACCCCTTGGGCGCGGCCTATGTAGAAGTCAAAAGTGTCACCCTCGGCTTTGACGGCTCCTCGATAGCGGCGTTTCCCGATGCGGTGACTCAGCGTGGGGCCAAGCATTTGCGCGAACTGGCACATCTGGCCCGTGATGGCGTGCGGGCGGTGCAGTTGTATTGCGTCAACCTGTCGGGTATCGACGCGGTGCGTCCGGCTGAAGAAATTGATCCCGGTTACGCTACGGCGTTGCGGGAAGCTAAGGCTGCTGGCGTGGAGGTGTTGGCGTACGGTGTGCGAGTGACCTCAGAGGAAATCTACGTCGACCGGCGACTGGATGTGATTCTGGACGACTAG
- a CDS encoding TfoX/Sxy family protein, translated as MNDELQHLKNLGKTSAQWLHAVGIHSASDLRRLGAVDAYRAVRTRGFRASKVLLYAIEGALMDMHWNDLPAERKEALNRQLDALSARHKN; from the coding sequence ATGAATGATGAGTTGCAACACCTGAAAAACCTTGGCAAGACATCGGCGCAGTGGCTGCATGCGGTGGGCATCCACAGCGCATCGGATCTTCGCCGTCTGGGGGCGGTAGACGCCTACAGGGCCGTACGAACTCGAGGGTTCAGAGCCTCCAAAGTGCTGCTGTATGCCATCGAAGGAGCGTTGATGGATATGCACTGGAACGACCTTCCCGCCGAGCGCAAGGAGGCGTTGAATCGCCAACTGGATGCCCTTTCAGCCCGCCACAAGAATTGA
- a CDS encoding pentapeptide repeat-containing protein, producing MSQPKLLDSPLYALLHKDDIRGFNQERPKDGTIDMRGGDFRGLDLRDLNAEGVDFTDAYFRSADLRGLDLRDCSLEGASVAHAQISGTYFSPELTADEILMSVNFGTRLRYRTK from the coding sequence GTGAGCCAGCCAAAGCTTCTTGATTCCCCCCTGTACGCGCTTCTGCATAAAGATGACATCCGCGGTTTCAACCAGGAGCGTCCGAAAGACGGCACCATCGACATGCGTGGTGGTGACTTTCGCGGCCTGGATCTGCGTGACCTGAACGCTGAGGGTGTGGATTTCACTGACGCTTACTTCCGCTCCGCCGACCTGCGCGGTCTGGACTTGCGCGACTGCTCCCTGGAAGGCGCCAGCGTGGCCCATGCACAGATCTCGGGCACCTACTTCTCACCGGAGTTGACTGCCGACGAGATTCTCATGTCGGTCAATTTCGGCACTCGCCTGCGCTACCGCACCAAGTAG
- a CDS encoding hemin ABC transporter substrate-binding protein, translated as MRLSASAIALVVGLLVNHGAQASEPPQRWVSAGGALSEWVTALGAESKLVGVDTTSQHPASLKALPSIGYQRQLSAEGILSLRPQVLVGTEEMGPPPVLAQIRSAGVQVEMFSAQPDLPTLQGNLQHLGKLLGNEAKAAALFTDYQQQLEQQKSWVTNAQTTQKAPGVLLLLGHAGGKPLIAGKDTAADWMLQQAGGHNLATHSGYKPFSVESLAGLSPDVLVFADRALTGDAARVALFKENPILASTPAAKNGRVFELDPTLLVGGLGPRLPQSLVKLSAGFYPSQAKIAP; from the coding sequence ATGCGCCTGAGTGCCAGCGCTATTGCGCTTGTTGTCGGACTGCTGGTCAATCATGGGGCTCAGGCCTCTGAACCGCCGCAACGGTGGGTCAGCGCTGGCGGGGCGTTGTCGGAGTGGGTGACGGCTTTGGGCGCGGAATCGAAATTGGTGGGCGTCGACACTACCAGCCAGCACCCGGCATCGCTCAAGGCATTGCCGAGCATCGGTTACCAACGCCAGCTCTCGGCTGAAGGCATTCTCAGTTTGCGCCCACAAGTCCTGGTTGGCACCGAAGAAATGGGGCCACCACCGGTATTGGCGCAAATTCGCAGCGCGGGCGTGCAGGTCGAGATGTTTTCGGCGCAGCCTGACCTGCCGACCTTGCAGGGCAACCTCCAACATCTGGGCAAGTTGCTGGGCAACGAAGCCAAAGCCGCTGCATTGTTTACCGACTATCAGCAGCAGCTTGAGCAGCAAAAGAGCTGGGTCACCAACGCCCAAACCACGCAAAAGGCGCCAGGAGTACTGTTACTGCTGGGGCATGCCGGTGGCAAACCACTGATTGCCGGCAAAGACACCGCTGCCGATTGGATGCTGCAGCAGGCGGGTGGGCACAATCTGGCGACCCACAGTGGTTACAAGCCATTTTCCGTAGAATCACTGGCGGGTTTGAGTCCTGACGTGCTGGTATTCGCTGATCGTGCGCTGACGGGGGATGCGGCACGTGTAGCGCTGTTCAAGGAGAATCCGATCCTGGCCTCGACGCCGGCAGCCAAAAATGGTCGCGTCTTCGAACTGGACCCCACCCTGCTGGTGGGTGGTCTGGGGCCGCGTCTGCCGCAAAGCCTGGTAAAGCTGTCCGCCGGTTTCTACCCGTCCCAGGCTAAAATTGCCCCATGA
- a CDS encoding iron ABC transporter permease, whose product MTPLVKPRTLFIGLSLLCVLAIWLSLALGPVSLPLLDTLRAALRLLGVPIEAQGLEQAELILGQIRLPRTLLGLAVGGVLALSGVAMQGLFRNPLADPGLVGVSSGAALGAAIAIVGGAFFGGLPDALGPYLLSLCAFLGGLGVTALVYRLGRRNGQTNVATMLLAGIALTALASSAVGLFTYLADDATLRTLTFWNLGSLNGASYSRLWPLLLVSGGVALWLPRRAKALNALLLGESEASHLGIDVEGLKRELVFCTALGVGAAVAAAGMIGFVGLVVPHLVRLLAGPDHRVLLPASVLAGASLLLFADLVARLALAPAELPIGIVTAFIGAPFFLYLLLRGRA is encoded by the coding sequence ATGACTCCTCTGGTTAAACCACGAACGCTGTTTATTGGCTTGAGTCTGCTGTGTGTATTGGCGATCTGGCTGTCATTGGCCCTGGGGCCGGTCAGCCTGCCGCTGCTGGACACGTTGCGGGCGGCCTTGCGCTTGCTCGGCGTGCCGATTGAAGCCCAAGGGCTGGAACAGGCGGAATTGATTCTGGGGCAGATTCGCCTGCCGCGTACCTTGCTGGGGCTGGCGGTTGGCGGTGTGCTGGCGCTGTCGGGCGTCGCCATGCAAGGGCTGTTTCGTAACCCGTTGGCCGACCCTGGCCTGGTGGGTGTTTCCAGCGGTGCGGCGCTGGGGGCTGCGATTGCGATTGTCGGCGGCGCGTTCTTTGGTGGTCTGCCCGATGCCCTTGGGCCGTATTTGCTTTCATTGTGTGCGTTTCTCGGGGGCTTGGGCGTGACGGCGCTGGTCTACCGCCTGGGGCGGCGCAACGGCCAGACGAATGTCGCCACCATGCTGCTTGCCGGGATCGCGCTGACGGCCCTGGCCAGCTCTGCGGTCGGGCTGTTTACCTACCTGGCGGATGACGCCACCTTGCGCACCCTGACGTTCTGGAACCTCGGCAGCCTCAACGGCGCCAGCTACTCGCGGTTGTGGCCGCTGCTATTGGTGAGCGGTGGTGTCGCGCTATGGCTGCCACGCCGAGCCAAGGCGTTGAATGCCCTGTTGCTGGGTGAGTCGGAAGCCAGTCACTTGGGGATCGATGTCGAGGGGCTGAAGCGTGAGTTAGTGTTTTGCACAGCGCTAGGTGTCGGTGCTGCGGTGGCCGCTGCCGGGATGATTGGCTTTGTCGGGTTGGTGGTGCCTCATCTGGTACGGCTGCTTGCCGGACCTGATCATCGAGTGTTGTTGCCGGCCTCGGTGCTGGCGGGGGCAAGCTTGCTGCTGTTTGCCGACCTGGTGGCCCGCCTGGCCCTGGCGCCGGCGGAATTGCCGATCGGTATCGTTACAGCGTTTATCGGCGCCCCGTTTTTTCTCTACTTGTTGTTACGAGGGCGCGCCTGA
- the mrcB gene encoding penicillin-binding protein 1B, protein MTRTRSPRSRKKPPSSGLRPWLGWALKLGLVGLVVIAGFAVYLDAVVQEKFSGKRWTIPAKVYARPLELFTGQKLSKDDFLTELDALGYRRENVSNGPGAASVSGNTVDLNTRGFQFYEGLEKPQPVRVRFSGDYVAELSSLNGSKLPVVRLEPLLIGGIYPKNLEDRILIKIDQVPPYLLDTLIAVEDRDFYSHWGVSPKSIARAIWVNTSGGKMTQGGSTLTQQLVKNFYLTNERSLTRKLTEAMMAMLLELHYSKQEILEAYLNEVFVGQDGQRAVHGFGLASQFFFGQPLSELKLHQVALLVGMVKGPSYYNPRRNPERALERRNLVLDVLEQQGVATPEQVAAAKKMPLGVTTRGKLADSSFPGFIDLVKRQLREDYRDEDLTEEGLRIFTSFDPILQMKAEASVNDTFKRLAGRKGSDEVEAAMVVTNPETGEVQAMIGSRQASFAGFNRALDAVRPIGSLVKPAVYLTALEKPSKYTLTSWLSDDPLSVKGADGQVWKPQNFDRRSHGTVFLYQGLAHSYNLSTSRLGLEVGVPNVLKTLARLGINREFPAYPSMLLGAGGMTPIEVATMYQTLANGGFNTPMRGIRSVLTAEGEPLKRYPFQIQQRFDPASIYLIQNAMQRVMREGTGRSVYSVLPSNLTLAGKTGTSNDSRDSWFAGFSQDLLAVVWLGRDDNGKTPFTGATGALQVWTSFMRKADPLPLNMPQPDNIVQAWIDPHTGQGSDANCPGAVQMPYIRGSEPPPGAACGGSAPADAESVMDWVKGWMN, encoded by the coding sequence ATGACTCGTACCCGATCTCCCCGTTCCCGTAAAAAACCTCCTTCCAGTGGCCTGCGCCCCTGGCTGGGCTGGGCGCTCAAGCTCGGTCTGGTCGGTCTCGTAGTGATCGCAGGCTTCGCGGTTTACCTCGATGCTGTGGTCCAGGAGAAGTTCTCCGGCAAGCGCTGGACCATCCCGGCCAAGGTCTACGCACGCCCGCTGGAACTGTTCACCGGCCAGAAGCTGAGCAAGGACGACTTCCTCACAGAGCTCGACGCTCTTGGCTATCGCCGGGAGAACGTGAGCAATGGGCCCGGCGCGGCCTCGGTCAGTGGTAATACCGTTGACTTGAACACCCGTGGCTTCCAGTTCTACGAAGGGCTGGAGAAACCCCAGCCGGTACGTGTGCGCTTCTCTGGCGACTATGTGGCCGAGCTGTCTTCGCTCAACGGCTCGAAGCTGCCGGTAGTGCGTCTGGAACCGCTGTTGATCGGTGGGATTTATCCGAAAAACCTGGAAGATCGCATCCTGATCAAGATCGATCAGGTCCCGCCGTACCTGCTGGATACACTGATTGCCGTCGAAGATCGGGATTTCTACAGCCACTGGGGCGTGTCACCCAAGTCGATTGCCCGAGCCATCTGGGTCAATACCTCAGGCGGCAAGATGACCCAGGGCGGCAGTACGCTGACGCAACAATTGGTCAAGAACTTCTACCTGACCAACGAGCGCAGCCTGACCCGTAAGCTCACCGAAGCCATGATGGCGATGCTGCTTGAGCTGCATTACAGCAAGCAGGAGATCCTTGAGGCCTACCTTAATGAGGTCTTCGTCGGCCAGGACGGTCAACGTGCGGTCCATGGCTTTGGCTTGGCCAGTCAGTTCTTCTTTGGCCAGCCATTGTCCGAGTTGAAATTGCATCAAGTTGCGTTGTTGGTGGGCATGGTCAAAGGACCGTCCTACTACAACCCGCGTCGTAACCCAGAGCGTGCACTGGAGCGGCGCAACCTGGTGCTGGATGTGCTTGAACAGCAAGGTGTCGCAACACCTGAGCAAGTGGCAGCAGCGAAGAAAATGCCACTGGGTGTGACCACTCGCGGCAAGCTGGCTGACAGCTCATTCCCAGGCTTTATTGACCTGGTCAAACGCCAACTGCGTGAAGACTATCGCGACGAAGACTTGACTGAAGAAGGCCTGCGGATCTTCACCAGCTTCGACCCGATCCTGCAGATGAAGGCCGAAGCCTCGGTCAACGACACCTTCAAGCGCCTGGCGGGCCGTAAAGGTTCCGACGAAGTCGAAGCCGCGATGGTGGTGACCAATCCGGAAACCGGTGAAGTCCAAGCCATGATCGGCAGTCGCCAGGCCAGCTTTGCCGGGTTCAACCGGGCATTGGATGCCGTGCGGCCGATTGGCTCGCTGGTCAAGCCGGCGGTCTACCTGACGGCCTTGGAAAAACCGAGTAAATACACCCTGACCAGTTGGTTGTCCGATGATCCATTGTCGGTCAAGGGCGCCGATGGTCAGGTGTGGAAGCCGCAGAACTTTGACCGTCGTTCCCACGGTACGGTGTTTCTGTATCAGGGGCTGGCGCACTCTTACAACCTGTCGACCTCCCGGCTTGGCCTTGAGGTGGGTGTTCCCAATGTCCTCAAGACCCTGGCACGCCTGGGCATCAACCGTGAGTTCCCGGCGTACCCATCGATGTTGCTGGGTGCTGGTGGAATGACCCCGATTGAAGTGGCGACCATGTACCAGACCCTCGCCAACGGTGGTTTCAACACGCCGATGCGCGGGATCCGCAGCGTCTTGACCGCCGAAGGTGAGCCACTCAAGCGCTATCCGTTCCAGATTCAGCAGCGCTTCGATCCGGCTTCTATTTATCTGATCCAGAACGCCATGCAGCGGGTTATGCGTGAGGGTACAGGGCGTTCGGTTTACAGCGTGCTGCCATCGAACCTGACACTGGCTGGCAAGACCGGTACCAGTAACGATTCGCGAGATAGCTGGTTTGCCGGTTTCAGCCAGGACCTGCTGGCCGTGGTCTGGCTCGGCCGCGATGACAACGGCAAGACTCCCTTTACCGGTGCCACCGGTGCATTGCAGGTCTGGACCAGTTTCATGCGCAAGGCCGATCCGTTGCCGCTGAACATGCCGCAGCCGGACAACATCGTTCAGGCTTGGATTGATCCTCATACTGGGCAGGGTTCCGATGCCAACTGTCCGGGCGCTGTGCAGATGCCGTATATTCGCGGCAGCGAACCGCCTCCCGGCGCGGCATGCGGTGGCAGTGCTCCCGCTGATGCTGAATCGGTGATGGATTGGGTCAAGGGCTGGATGAATTAA
- a CDS encoding bifunctional aminoglycoside phosphotransferase/ATP-binding protein, which yields MSQSLIAALQNPALYPHPVDEFQVIETHISWVVLTGPYAYKVKKPVNFGFLDFTNVDARGHFCNEELRLNQRLTEDLYLEVLPITGSVEAPQLAGDGPVIDYALKMRQFPQSQLLSTLQKNGELTTAHIDEMAKQIAHFHLNAPKVAQDHIAGTPEDVMAPVRQNFEQIRPFLSDKADLLQLEALQAWAESSFERLKPLFEQRKLNGFIRECHGDIHLGNATLIDGHVVIFDCIEFNEPFRFTDVYADTGFLAMDLEDRGLKSLARRFISQYLELTGDYQGLELLNFYKAYRALVRAKIALFSMPAEADAVQRATTLRQYRNYANLAESYSTIPSRFLAITHGVSATGKSHVAMRLVEALGAVRLRSDVERKRLFGEQKVENTPQAGIYATDASATTYERLNSIADTVLRAGFPVVLDATFLKRGQRDAAAKIAEATGAPFLILDCNAPQAVITSWLAQRQADKNDPSDATLTIIEEQQANRDPLSAEELLLSKRVETNESGTLDALVAHIRQRLPGL from the coding sequence GTGAGCCAGTCTTTGATCGCAGCCCTGCAAAACCCGGCCCTGTACCCTCATCCGGTGGATGAATTTCAAGTCATCGAAACCCACATTTCCTGGGTCGTGCTCACGGGTCCCTACGCTTATAAAGTAAAAAAACCGGTCAATTTCGGCTTCCTCGACTTCACCAACGTGGACGCCCGCGGCCACTTCTGCAACGAGGAGCTGCGCCTCAACCAGCGCCTGACCGAAGATTTGTATCTTGAAGTGTTGCCAATCACCGGCAGCGTCGAAGCGCCGCAATTGGCTGGCGACGGTCCGGTCATCGACTACGCCCTGAAAATGCGCCAGTTCCCGCAAAGCCAACTGCTTAGCACCCTGCAAAAAAACGGCGAGCTGACCACCGCCCACATCGACGAGATGGCCAAGCAGATCGCGCACTTTCACCTCAATGCGCCCAAGGTTGCGCAAGACCACATCGCCGGCACCCCGGAAGATGTGATGGCTCCTGTGCGGCAGAACTTCGAGCAAATCCGTCCATTCTTGAGTGACAAGGCCGACCTGCTGCAACTCGAAGCCCTCCAGGCCTGGGCCGAAAGCAGCTTCGAGCGCCTCAAGCCGCTGTTCGAACAGCGCAAGCTCAATGGTTTCATTCGCGAATGCCACGGTGACATCCACTTGGGCAACGCGACCCTCATCGATGGCCACGTGGTGATCTTCGACTGCATCGAGTTCAACGAGCCGTTTCGCTTCACCGACGTCTACGCCGACACCGGCTTCCTGGCCATGGACCTCGAAGACCGCGGTCTCAAGTCCCTGGCCCGGCGCTTTATCAGCCAATACCTGGAGTTGACCGGCGACTATCAAGGCCTGGAGCTGCTCAACTTCTATAAAGCCTATCGCGCCCTCGTGCGGGCCAAGATTGCCCTGTTCAGCATGCCGGCCGAAGCCGACGCCGTGCAGCGCGCAACCACGCTGCGCCAGTACCGCAACTACGCCAACCTGGCGGAAAGCTATAGCACCATCCCATCGCGCTTTCTGGCTATCACCCATGGTGTATCGGCAACCGGCAAAAGCCATGTGGCCATGCGCTTGGTGGAAGCATTGGGGGCTGTTCGCCTACGTTCGGACGTCGAACGCAAACGCCTATTTGGTGAACAGAAAGTCGAAAACACGCCGCAGGCCGGGATTTATGCGACCGATGCCAGCGCCACCACTTATGAGCGATTGAACTCGATCGCTGATACTGTGCTGCGCGCCGGCTTCCCGGTTGTGTTGGATGCCACCTTCCTCAAGCGTGGACAACGCGATGCAGCGGCGAAGATCGCCGAAGCCACGGGTGCACCGTTCCTGATCCTGGACTGCAACGCGCCGCAAGCCGTGATCACCAGTTGGCTGGCACAACGTCAGGCAGACAAGAACGATCCTTCCGACGCGACACTGACTATCATCGAAGAGCAGCAGGCTAACCGCGATCCACTCAGCGCCGAAGAATTGCTGCTCAGCAAACGGGTCGAGACCAATGAAAGCGGGACGCTTGACGCATTGGTCGCGCACATTCGTCAGCGCCTGCCCGGCCTGTAA
- a CDS encoding Rieske 2Fe-2S domain-containing protein codes for MKFLCPSQALAPDSSLGFDVDGRKLFAVRREGVAYFYINRCPHRGVPLEWQPNQFLDPSASLIQCATHGALFLIESGECVAGPCAGQSLIALPGREDEQGLWVQL; via the coding sequence ATGAAGTTTCTTTGCCCTTCCCAGGCACTCGCCCCAGACAGCAGCCTCGGCTTCGATGTCGACGGCCGCAAGCTGTTTGCCGTACGCCGGGAAGGCGTGGCCTACTTTTATATCAACCGCTGCCCCCATCGTGGAGTACCGCTGGAATGGCAACCAAATCAGTTCCTCGACCCCAGCGCCAGCCTGATCCAGTGCGCCACCCATGGCGCACTGTTCCTGATCGAAAGCGGTGAGTGTGTCGCCGGCCCCTGCGCAGGCCAAAGCCTGATCGCCCTGCCCGGCCGCGAAGACGAACAGGGCCTGTGGGTACAGCTCTAG